In a genomic window of Halobiforma lacisalsi AJ5:
- the leuS gene encoding leucine--tRNA ligase, which produces MTGYDHAQVQEFWQYVWEREDVYELGDDATDPTYVLGMFPYTSGTLHMGHVRNYAIADAYARYRRMCGDDVLHPMGWDAFGLPAENAAYERASDPESWTQACIRRMREELETLGFGYDWSREITTCEPSYYRWNQWLFKRFHEAGLVEYDAATVDWCPDCETVLADAQVVERDGEGGSSDRVCWRCETPVGRRDLDQWFFTITDYADELDAGLDDLEGWPDGVREIQRNWIGRREGARISFEVDLALGGTTAVDVFSARPETIHGATYLAVSPGHDLARALAEEDEDVQAYVDEVRDRGPDEVGYSGIVTDASAINPVTGESLPVYVAGYVLEDVGTGAVMGVPGHNERDYAFAREHDLPIKRVIEPADDGGDGGNADDADDADGEPPYTGHGTLTESGDYTGIGTETARERLLEDYDALEEDVTYRLRDWLISRQRYWGTPIPVVHCDDCGPVLVPDEDLPVELPEFVRTTGNPLEEHASFRETECPECGGPARRETDTMDTFVDSSWYFLRFLSPDLEDAPFDSDRAEEWLPVDVYVGGDEHATLHLLYARFFAKALTDIGLLDCREPFRELESQGTVLYEGEKMSSSKGNAVAPEEYGAETTRLFVLSAAHPEQDFEWTANDVRGAYDLQQTLYGMVTAFVEGESGRSERLPRDEYVDREIDRTIAATTEEYERFRFHRAATEIRELAGLLRRYRGFGPPHEEVNRRGLLTLSALIAPMAPHLGEELWNKLRGDGLVAEADWPDAGEFADDTESAHAPDYRRERRLVETTLEDVRDIVDVAAIDDPERIDLIVADEWKYRTMEFLREGDANADSDRPGDDPQSAVERVADALENDPELDTPTREAIARFLERSDAADARGGSSSGSDSGAAALGPDREHALLERAAWLVRDEFDADVRVQRADDGAAGGKARPGKPAIRID; this is translated from the coding sequence ATGACAGGGTACGATCACGCGCAGGTGCAGGAGTTCTGGCAGTACGTCTGGGAACGGGAGGACGTGTACGAACTCGGGGACGACGCGACGGATCCGACCTACGTCCTCGGAATGTTCCCCTACACGTCGGGGACACTCCACATGGGCCACGTCCGCAACTACGCGATCGCGGACGCGTACGCTCGCTATCGGCGGATGTGCGGCGACGACGTCCTCCATCCGATGGGGTGGGACGCGTTCGGCCTCCCCGCCGAGAACGCCGCCTACGAGCGGGCAAGCGACCCCGAATCCTGGACGCAGGCCTGCATCCGACGGATGCGCGAGGAACTCGAGACGCTGGGGTTCGGCTACGACTGGTCTCGGGAGATCACGACCTGCGAGCCGTCGTACTACCGGTGGAACCAGTGGCTGTTCAAGCGCTTCCACGAGGCGGGGCTGGTCGAGTACGACGCCGCGACGGTCGACTGGTGTCCGGACTGCGAGACGGTGCTGGCCGACGCCCAGGTCGTCGAACGCGATGGAGAAGGCGGGTCCAGCGACCGCGTCTGCTGGCGCTGCGAGACGCCCGTCGGCCGGCGGGACCTCGACCAGTGGTTCTTCACCATCACCGACTACGCCGACGAACTGGACGCGGGGCTGGACGACCTCGAGGGGTGGCCCGACGGCGTCCGGGAGATCCAGCGCAACTGGATCGGCCGCCGCGAGGGGGCCAGGATCTCCTTCGAGGTCGACCTCGCTCTCGGCGGGACGACGGCGGTCGACGTCTTCAGCGCCCGGCCCGAGACGATCCACGGCGCGACCTACCTCGCGGTTTCGCCGGGTCACGACCTGGCGCGAGCCCTCGCGGAGGAGGACGAGGACGTACAGGCGTACGTCGACGAGGTCCGCGACCGCGGGCCGGACGAGGTCGGCTACTCCGGCATCGTGACCGACGCGAGCGCGATCAATCCCGTGACTGGTGAGTCCCTGCCCGTCTACGTCGCGGGCTACGTCCTCGAGGACGTCGGCACGGGCGCAGTGATGGGCGTGCCGGGCCACAACGAGCGCGACTACGCGTTCGCCCGCGAGCACGACCTGCCGATCAAGCGGGTGATCGAACCGGCCGACGACGGGGGCGACGGAGGCAACGCGGACGACGCGGACGACGCGGACGGCGAACCCCCCTACACCGGCCACGGTACCCTGACTGAGAGCGGCGACTACACCGGTATCGGGACCGAAACCGCCCGCGAGCGACTGCTCGAGGACTACGACGCCCTCGAGGAAGACGTCACCTACCGGCTGCGGGACTGGCTGATCTCCCGGCAGCGGTACTGGGGAACCCCGATCCCGGTCGTCCACTGCGACGACTGCGGGCCCGTCCTCGTGCCCGACGAGGACCTGCCGGTCGAACTCCCCGAGTTCGTCCGGACCACGGGCAACCCGCTCGAGGAACACGCCTCCTTCCGCGAGACGGAGTGTCCGGAGTGTGGCGGGCCCGCGCGCCGGGAGACCGACACGATGGACACCTTCGTCGACTCCTCGTGGTACTTCCTGCGATTCCTCTCGCCCGACCTCGAGGACGCTCCGTTCGACTCGGATCGGGCCGAGGAGTGGCTCCCGGTCGACGTCTACGTCGGCGGTGACGAACACGCCACGCTACACTTGCTGTACGCCCGGTTCTTCGCGAAGGCACTGACCGACATCGGGCTGTTGGACTGTCGCGAACCGTTCCGGGAACTCGAGAGTCAGGGGACGGTGCTGTACGAGGGCGAGAAGATGTCCAGTTCGAAGGGCAACGCCGTCGCTCCCGAGGAGTACGGCGCGGAGACGACGCGGCTGTTCGTCCTCTCGGCGGCCCACCCCGAACAGGACTTCGAGTGGACCGCGAACGACGTCCGCGGGGCCTACGACCTCCAGCAAACCCTCTACGGGATGGTCACCGCGTTCGTCGAGGGCGAGTCCGGGCGGAGCGAGCGGCTCCCGCGGGACGAGTACGTCGACCGGGAGATCGACCGGACGATCGCGGCGACGACCGAGGAGTACGAGCGGTTCCGGTTCCACCGGGCGGCGACCGAGATTCGGGAACTCGCGGGGCTGTTGCGCCGCTACCGGGGGTTCGGTCCTCCCCACGAGGAGGTCAACCGGCGTGGCCTGCTGACGCTTTCCGCGCTGATCGCCCCGATGGCCCCTCACCTCGGCGAGGAACTGTGGAACAAGCTCCGGGGCGACGGGCTGGTGGCCGAGGCCGACTGGCCGGACGCCGGCGAGTTCGCGGACGACACAGAAAGCGCACACGCGCCCGACTACCGCCGCGAGCGCCGCCTCGTGGAGACCACCCTCGAGGACGTCAGGGACATCGTCGACGTCGCCGCGATCGACGACCCCGAGCGGATCGACCTGATCGTCGCCGACGAGTGGAAGTACCGGACGATGGAGTTCCTCCGAGAAGGCGACGCGAACGCGGACAGCGACCGCCCCGGCGATGACCCGCAGTCGGCGGTCGAACGCGTCGCCGACGCCCTCGAGAACGATCCCGAACTCGACACGCCGACTCGCGAAGCTATCGCCCGATTCCTCGAGCGAAGCGACGCGGCGGACGCTCGAGGCGGGTCCTCGTCGGGATCCGACTCCGGGGCGGCCGCTCTCGGCCCCGACCGCGAGCACGCGCTGCTCGAGCGGGCGGCCTGGCTCGTCCGGGACGAGTTCGACGCCGACGTGCGGGTGCAACGCGCCGACGACGGCGCGGCCGGCGGGAAAGCAAGACCTGGGAAACCCGCGATCCGGATCGACTGA
- a CDS encoding HalOD1 output domain-containing protein: protein MKGGGDSIDGTVRQQPSQAVVEAVAAAEGISSEELRPPEYEPLHAVVDPDALDSLFASHADGQPRPGGAVTFEFCGYEVTVDERGAVSLEDGGSEP from the coding sequence ATGAAGGGTGGCGGCGACAGTATCGACGGAACGGTCAGGCAGCAGCCGAGTCAGGCGGTCGTCGAAGCCGTCGCGGCCGCGGAAGGGATCTCGTCCGAGGAGCTACGACCACCCGAGTACGAACCGTTACACGCGGTCGTCGATCCCGACGCCCTCGACTCGCTGTTTGCGAGTCACGCCGACGGGCAACCCCGTCCCGGTGGGGCCGTCACTTTCGAATTTTGTGGATACGAGGTCACGGTCGACGAACGCGGGGCGGTCTCGCTCGAGGACGGGGGGAGCGAACCGTAA
- a CDS encoding DUF420 domain-containing protein — translation MATADAKRRLRERPIGATVALTIVGYALVVGTFLLDVPLYPDLTQAQINLLTHVIAVINTATVALLIAGWYWIRTGDVEKHRAAMVGAFSLILLFLVVYLIRVGGGGEKLFVGPQRVYYAYLIMLAIHIVLSIVAVPIVLYALLLGLTHTPSELRETAHARVGRIAAATWILSLVLGVVTYVLLNHVYDYEFAAIIVPLF, via the coding sequence ATGGCAACTGCGGACGCGAAACGTCGACTCCGAGAGCGGCCGATCGGCGCAACGGTGGCGTTGACGATCGTCGGGTACGCCCTGGTCGTCGGGACGTTCCTGCTCGACGTACCGCTGTATCCCGACCTGACCCAGGCACAGATCAACCTGCTCACCCACGTGATCGCGGTCATCAACACGGCCACGGTCGCGCTGTTGATCGCCGGCTGGTACTGGATCCGTACGGGCGACGTCGAGAAACACCGGGCGGCGATGGTCGGCGCGTTCTCCCTGATCCTGCTGTTCCTGGTCGTCTACCTGATCAGGGTCGGCGGGGGCGGCGAGAAGCTGTTCGTCGGCCCGCAACGGGTCTACTACGCGTATCTGATCATGCTGGCGATCCACATCGTGCTCTCGATCGTGGCGGTGCCGATCGTCCTCTACGCGTTGCTGCTCGGGCTGACGCACACGCCGTCGGAACTGCGCGAGACGGCACACGCTCGAGTCGGCCGGATCGCGGCCGCGACCTGGATCCTGAGTCTCGTCCTCGGGGTCGTGACCTACGTGTTGCTCAATCACGTCTACGACTACGAGTTCGCGGCGATTATCGTCCCGCTGTTCTAG